In the Arthrobacter sp. 31Y genome, one interval contains:
- a CDS encoding energy-coupling factor transporter transmembrane component T family protein produces the protein MRGHGFLIANYVRGNSIIHRSPLWLKFLVVAACGAASFLIVDWAVSLVIFAVMCGLFMATGAGFRRLLRAIWLVAPILLVIGLFQWWQLGGPTAARIVLNVLVCVVAASVLTATTPVQDLLDGVVALAKPFRRFGADPERFALTIAVMLRSIPFIAGAFSDVRDSARARGLERNPRALVLPVFITTVAYARQTGDALAARGLGEPERD, from the coding sequence GTGAGAGGGCATGGCTTCCTGATTGCGAACTACGTTCGTGGAAATTCCATCATCCACCGCAGTCCCCTGTGGCTGAAATTTCTGGTGGTAGCAGCCTGCGGAGCGGCGTCCTTCCTTATTGTGGACTGGGCCGTATCGCTGGTGATTTTTGCCGTCATGTGCGGCCTGTTCATGGCGACGGGGGCCGGCTTCCGCCGCCTTCTGCGGGCTATCTGGTTGGTGGCCCCCATCCTGCTGGTCATCGGGCTCTTCCAATGGTGGCAACTCGGCGGGCCCACCGCGGCGCGGATCGTGTTGAACGTGCTGGTCTGTGTGGTGGCAGCCTCCGTCCTCACCGCAACTACTCCCGTGCAGGATCTGCTGGACGGCGTGGTGGCGCTGGCAAAACCGTTCCGGCGTTTCGGTGCCGATCCTGAGCGTTTCGCTTTGACCATCGCAGTGATGCTCAGGAGCATCCCCTTCATAGCCGGCGCCTTCTCTGACGTACGGGACTCAGCGCGGGCACGGGGGCTTGAACGCAATCCCCGCGCACTGGTGCTCCCTGTCTTCATCACCACTGTTGCGTATGCGCGCCAGACCGGTGATGCTTTGGCGGCCCGCGGGCTGGGCGAACCAGAAAGGGACTGA
- a CDS encoding energy-coupling factor ABC transporter ATP-binding protein, producing the protein MNSISFSRVSVHVAVDGSDAPKTLLHTFSLDLPERRIGVIGANGSGKSTLLRLVNGLVEPSEGAVVVHGDNTVANVRRVRGNVGFVFTDPLSQLVMPTGREDVELSLRRSIKNSKERAARAEAVLDRFGLLHLADQSIYELSGGERQLLALAAVLAVDPTVLVLDEPSTLLDLRNRELLRRTVAGLDQQVIMSTHDLDLALDMDRVLVVEAGRIVFDGVAAEGVAHYRELCAAPLPGAGLGDVSR; encoded by the coding sequence ATGAATTCCATCAGTTTCAGCAGGGTTTCGGTGCATGTCGCAGTCGATGGCAGCGACGCACCCAAAACCCTGCTGCACACTTTTTCCCTGGACCTTCCAGAACGTCGGATCGGAGTCATCGGCGCCAACGGCTCCGGGAAGTCCACGCTGCTGCGGCTCGTCAATGGCTTGGTTGAACCGAGCGAAGGCGCCGTAGTAGTCCACGGAGATAACACCGTTGCCAACGTCCGCCGTGTCCGGGGCAATGTGGGCTTCGTTTTTACCGATCCCCTGTCCCAGCTGGTCATGCCCACGGGGCGGGAGGACGTTGAGCTTTCCCTGCGCCGTTCCATCAAGAACTCCAAAGAGCGTGCGGCCCGGGCCGAAGCCGTCCTGGATCGTTTCGGCCTGCTCCATCTGGCCGATCAAAGCATCTACGAACTGTCCGGTGGTGAAAGGCAGCTATTGGCCTTGGCCGCAGTCCTTGCGGTGGATCCCACCGTACTGGTTCTCGACGAACCGTCCACCCTCCTGGATCTCCGGAACCGCGAACTTCTGCGCCGAACGGTCGCTGGCCTGGATCAACAAGTCATCATGTCCACGCACGATCTCGACCTGGCCTTGGACATGGACCGGGTGCTGGTGGTGGAGGCCGGCCGCATCGTGTTCGACGGCGTTGCTGCCGAGGGCGTCGCCCACTACCGTGAGCTGTGCGCGGCTCCCCTGCCCGGTGCCGGCTTGGGTGACGTGTCCAGGTGA
- a CDS encoding thiolase family protein, whose protein sequence is MDSDRTLGSGAGSAGGIDESRQPVIIAALRSPICRANGQLKQLRAPDLLAPVLANLVQTTGVDLADVDDVIVGNAVGGGGNVARFAALQAGLPISVPGITVDRQCGSGLDAVVLASRLVAAGGDPLYLAGGVESISTAPARANRTDDGELDFYSRASFVPAQFGDPDMGVAAENVAREFGVTRQRQDEYALRSHRRAVEAARMGVFADEIVPLKGNGKLVASDDGPRTSLRAPLMARFPAAFVAGGSVTAANSCFDADAASAVVVTSLKRARAMGATDGLLVLGCDTTGVDPELLGIGAAHAAKQLLDHHGLAADELDLVEFNEAFASQTIACLEYLGLDPWKANLDGGALALGHGYGASGAVLVTRLMAQARRSYALRGESSLALAMISIAGGMGTAALFQYARL, encoded by the coding sequence TTGGATAGCGACAGGACCCTGGGTAGCGGGGCCGGCTCAGCCGGAGGGATCGACGAGTCCCGTCAACCGGTGATTATTGCCGCACTCCGATCTCCAATTTGTCGTGCCAACGGTCAGTTGAAGCAACTGCGCGCCCCGGACCTTCTAGCCCCTGTGCTGGCTAACTTGGTTCAAACAACAGGCGTGGACCTTGCTGACGTGGACGACGTCATCGTGGGCAACGCCGTTGGCGGTGGAGGGAACGTGGCCAGATTCGCGGCACTCCAAGCCGGCTTGCCCATCAGCGTTCCGGGCATCACCGTCGACCGGCAATGCGGCTCCGGCTTGGACGCCGTGGTGTTGGCGTCCCGACTGGTGGCAGCAGGCGGCGATCCGCTGTATTTAGCTGGCGGCGTTGAAAGCATCAGTACCGCCCCGGCCCGGGCCAACAGAACCGACGACGGCGAACTCGACTTCTACTCCAGGGCCAGCTTTGTGCCAGCGCAGTTCGGAGACCCGGACATGGGTGTTGCGGCGGAGAACGTCGCCCGCGAATTCGGCGTGACACGTCAGAGGCAGGACGAGTACGCGCTCCGGAGCCATCGCCGTGCCGTTGAAGCCGCCCGGATGGGGGTTTTTGCGGATGAAATTGTTCCGCTCAAGGGCAACGGGAAACTCGTGGCGTCGGACGATGGGCCCAGGACTTCACTGCGCGCCCCGCTTATGGCGAGGTTCCCTGCAGCATTCGTGGCCGGCGGATCGGTCACGGCAGCGAACTCCTGCTTCGACGCGGACGCAGCGTCCGCCGTCGTCGTGACGTCACTGAAACGTGCCCGCGCCATGGGTGCGACGGACGGTTTGTTGGTCCTGGGGTGCGACACCACCGGGGTTGATCCGGAACTCCTTGGTATCGGCGCAGCCCACGCAGCCAAGCAGCTTCTGGATCACCACGGACTGGCCGCGGACGAGCTTGATCTTGTGGAGTTCAATGAGGCTTTCGCCTCTCAAACCATCGCATGCCTGGAGTATCTGGGCTTAGATCCTTGGAAAGCCAATCTTGATGGCGGAGCGCTTGCCTTGGGTCATGGTTACGGTGCTTCGGGGGCGGTCCTGGTCACGCGGTTGATGGCCCAGGCTCGCCGCAGTTATGCACTGCGGGGCGAGAGTTCGCTGGCATTGGCAATGATCAGCATTGCAGGGGGCATGGGAACCGCAGCGCTCTTTCAGTACGCCAGGCTCTAG
- a CDS encoding class I adenylate-forming enzyme family protein codes for MPFLDKLQLWADERPHDTAVVVGSSRLTWAGLRDAAAGLVGVAAATTVLAEPNSVRFVERYAAAVAGERRCAVLDPEWPAPMIEEVTSRILGTVTPAEAELVDGDPSSTFLVGLTSGTTSVPKAFTRSRRSWQVSFDASIGFFGLSQDDRTLAPGPLSASLNLYALSECLYAGAAFHTLEAFDVGAAHASISHDGITRLVLAPTALRLLSERGLAGDIDASGIRSIICAGSKLDARTLEAARRWAPRAAIFEYYGASELSFVSGTRLAAGEPLDAGGTSIGLPFPGVELTILDDAGSPIPDGEHGNISVRSGMVSNGYLWGDDGQALRCLDGWYTVGDQGFLENGTLHILGRRSDMIITSGKNVYPHEVELAVASVPGVDGAVAAGVPDDIRGHKVIAGVVPACGAITATQLRTGLDGLLARDKWPLQYYVLSELPMTDRGKVSRKVLLDWIKNQDPRARALG; via the coding sequence CGGGACTTCGCGATGCCGCAGCGGGCCTTGTTGGGGTCGCCGCTGCCACCACGGTCCTGGCCGAGCCAAATTCTGTTCGCTTCGTGGAGCGCTATGCGGCCGCGGTTGCGGGGGAACGTCGTTGTGCCGTTCTGGACCCGGAGTGGCCTGCCCCGATGATCGAAGAGGTTACCTCACGCATCCTCGGGACCGTTACGCCAGCCGAGGCCGAACTGGTGGACGGGGACCCGTCAAGCACCTTCCTGGTGGGCCTCACCTCCGGAACTACGTCGGTCCCCAAGGCCTTCACCAGGTCCCGCCGTTCCTGGCAGGTTTCTTTTGATGCGTCCATCGGTTTTTTTGGTCTCTCACAGGATGACCGGACCCTCGCACCCGGCCCCCTGTCGGCCAGCCTGAACCTGTACGCCCTCTCGGAGTGCCTGTATGCCGGTGCAGCGTTTCACACCCTTGAAGCCTTCGACGTCGGCGCAGCCCATGCTTCCATCAGTCACGACGGCATCACCCGTCTGGTCCTGGCGCCCACTGCTCTTAGGTTGCTGAGCGAGCGGGGACTGGCAGGGGACATTGATGCTTCCGGCATCCGCAGCATTATCTGTGCCGGTTCCAAGTTGGACGCCAGGACGTTGGAAGCAGCTCGGCGGTGGGCACCCCGTGCGGCCATCTTCGAGTATTACGGTGCCTCGGAGTTGAGTTTCGTTTCCGGTACCCGCCTCGCCGCCGGCGAACCGTTGGACGCCGGTGGCACCAGCATCGGGTTGCCTTTCCCGGGGGTTGAACTGACCATCCTCGACGACGCCGGCAGTCCCATCCCGGACGGGGAGCACGGGAATATCAGTGTCCGTAGCGGGATGGTCAGCAACGGCTACCTGTGGGGCGACGACGGTCAGGCCCTGAGGTGCCTTGATGGGTGGTACACCGTGGGGGACCAGGGCTTTTTGGAGAACGGCACCCTACACATCCTTGGCCGGCGCTCGGACATGATCATCACCTCGGGAAAGAACGTCTACCCGCATGAGGTTGAGCTGGCAGTCGCTTCCGTGCCGGGTGTTGATGGTGCGGTTGCTGCCGGAGTGCCGGATGACATCCGCGGTCACAAGGTGATCGCCGGCGTCGTTCCTGCCTGTGGTGCTATCACTGCCACCCAGCTCCGAACGGGCCTGGATGGCCTGCTGGCGCGGGACAAATGGCCGTTGCAGTATTACGTGTTGTCAGAGCTGCCCATGACGGACCGTGGCAAGGTCAGCAGAAAGGTTCTCCTGGACTGGATCAAGAACCAAGACCCCCGGGCGCGAGCCCTTGGATAG